The nucleotide sequence TATTTCTTGGTATGGTATAATATATATTTTATGTGAAGAAGAATTTGAGAAGTTGTAGTTCCCATTTATTTCTTGGTATGGTATAATGAGGAAGAAAATTGTTAAATCTGTCTTAGAGTTGTAGTTCCCATTTATTTCTTGGTATGGTATAATAATGTATTGCAAGGAAAACAAAAAGCGTCCGTTGTAGTTCCCATTTATTTCTTGGTATGGTATAATAGACGCGATAATGGGCGGGACGGTGCAGTGGTTGTAGTTCCCATTTATTTCTTGGTATGGTATAATCCTCATTTTTCTGTTAACTTCATAACCATTGTTGTAGTTCCCATTTATTTCTTGGTATGGTATAATAGAGGATGTGGAATATACTAATGGGTTTGAGTTGTAGTTCCCATTTATTTCTTGGTATGGTATAATCGTTGGGTATGGTGCACCAGAAAGCAAATAGTTGTAGTTCCCATTTATTTCTTGGTATGGTATAATAGGGAACAGAAAATCCGCATAGCCAGTAGGGTTATGCGGATTTTTCTCAGTTAAAAATTTCTGATTTTCTTAAAAAAAATAATTGCATTTTATCCTTTTTCTAAAAAATATTCAATAACTCCGACGATTCTCCGGTATCATCAAAAGTCTTTTTTCCTAACAAAATATGGATGGATTCATATTGTTTCTCCGTAATTGTCAGCAAACGGACAGAGCCTTTCGACGGCAAATTCAGATTCAGTCTGGCCTCATGCTTTTCCACAGCATCCATACCATTGCAAATCCTTGTGTAGACCGAAAACTGCATCATATGGTATCCGTCTTTTAAGAGGAAATTACGAAACTTCGCCGCTGCCTTCCTTTCCTTTGCAGTGACTACCGGCAAATCAAAAAACACTATCATTCTCATAAATTTACTCATAACGATGTACCTGCAGCTGTATCAGCTCCGGCAGACTCAGCATTTCACATTTTTCCTGCAATACGCTGCTGTAACTGGCCGCCATTCCGTCAACACAATTGCTCAGGATACGCTTTTCTCCTTTTATCTGCATTTCAAAATTTATGATTCCATACAGTTCACGCTTTATTCCCGGCGTCAGTCCGTTGAAAGTCTGCGACATATCAAACTTTGAAGCCACATATAAGTCAACAACAGGACGAAATGGCTCGATGAAATCATCTGCCAGATTATAACTGTTCAGCTCATTTCGATGAAAAAGTCCGAGGGAAGGCTCCATCCCATAGCATACAAGGCTACGGGCAATCAGGCCTCTTACAATAGCATATCCATAATTTAAGGCCACGTTGATGATATGTTCATCGCTCCTTGAAAATTCCGGGCCGAATAAATGACGGAAATAAAATGCCGCTGCTTTGGCTTCCACATGGGTTCTGTCTCCGGACTGCACTTCTTTACACATTTTCAGCAATTCTGTGTCTCCTTCTCTGCCGCTCAGTTTCAGGCACAAAGACTGATTTCTGACCTTTTGCACCACAATCTGCTGCCACAGTCGTTTCTGTAAAGGCTTGCTTATTTCCATCTGACATTTTAAAAGTTTATAATGGCGGCTATGCCTTACCAGCGGCAGCAGTACGCCATTGGGAAGATGTTTTTCATCACAGACATACACAGCTATTCCCAAATCAGCAAATTTCTGAAACAGATAAGCAGATATCATCACCGACTGATTTTCTATCAGAATACTGTTAATATCCTCCAGAGGAATACTGATATCCCGGTCATCTCCAATCACCAGCTGCTGATTCTCAACACGCAGCTTTCTGTTGCCTTCTATTTTTATATTTCGAAATCCCATATATCACCTCCACTGCCAGCAGATATCCCTGCCTTTTACTACCTGTTTTGCCCCTTTCCTGATACCATAA is from Lachnospiraceae bacterium JLR.KK002 and encodes:
- the cas2 gene encoding CRISPR-associated endonuclease Cas2, producing the protein MSKFMRMIVFFDLPVVTAKERKAAAKFRNFLLKDGYHMMQFSVYTRICNGMDAVEKHEARLNLNLPSKGSVRLLTITEKQYESIHILLGKKTFDDTGESSELLNIF
- the cas1 gene encoding type II CRISPR-associated endonuclease Cas1, with amino-acid sequence MGFRNIKIEGNRKLRVENQQLVIGDDRDISIPLEDINSILIENQSVMISAYLFQKFADLGIAVYVCDEKHLPNGVLLPLVRHSRHYKLLKCQMEISKPLQKRLWQQIVVQKVRNQSLCLKLSGREGDTELLKMCKEVQSGDRTHVEAKAAAFYFRHLFGPEFSRSDEHIINVALNYGYAIVRGLIARSLVCYGMEPSLGLFHRNELNSYNLADDFIEPFRPVVDLYVASKFDMSQTFNGLTPGIKRELYGIINFEMQIKGEKRILSNCVDGMAASYSSVLQEKCEMLSLPELIQLQVHRYE